A single genomic interval of Pontibacter deserti harbors:
- the rimO gene encoding 30S ribosomal protein S12 methylthiotransferase RimO, with amino-acid sequence MKVRSLKKDKVNVITLGCSKNLVDSEVLMGQLRANEFDVAHESDKDDSNIIIVNTCGFIDNAKQESIDTILRYADAKEAGQIDKLYVTGCLSQRYKDSLEAEIPQVDAYFGTLELPRLLKTLEADYKHELIGERLLTTPSHYAYFKIAEGCNRPCSFCAIPLMRGKHVDRPIEDLVKEAKRLAGMGTKELILIAQDLTYYGLQQYGERKLADLLRNLSDVEGIEWIRMQYAYPSQFPMEVFDVMAERDNICKYLDMPLQHISDNMLKTMRRGISKRRTIELVDSIRQRVPDIALRTTLIAGHPGETDQDFQELYDWVEETRFDRLGIFAYSHEDNTHSYTLEDNVPDEVKQERADAIMELQQGISVELNEEKVGKTYKVLFDRKESGYFVGRTQYDSPEVDNEVLVPADSNYVRLGDFANVKITDSSDFDLYGEVVS; translated from the coding sequence GTGAAAGTAAGAAGCTTAAAGAAGGATAAGGTAAACGTGATCACCTTGGGTTGTTCTAAAAACCTGGTAGATTCGGAAGTGTTGATGGGGCAGCTGCGTGCCAATGAGTTTGATGTGGCGCACGAGTCTGACAAAGATGATTCGAACATCATTATCGTTAACACCTGCGGCTTTATAGACAATGCCAAGCAGGAATCTATAGATACTATTCTGCGCTACGCCGATGCCAAAGAAGCCGGCCAGATAGACAAACTATACGTTACAGGTTGCCTTTCGCAGCGCTATAAAGACTCGTTGGAAGCCGAAATTCCGCAGGTAGATGCCTACTTTGGAACACTGGAATTGCCGCGATTGCTTAAGACACTGGAAGCAGACTATAAGCACGAGCTGATTGGTGAACGTTTACTGACTACGCCATCACATTACGCATACTTTAAGATTGCTGAAGGCTGTAACCGTCCTTGCTCTTTCTGTGCGATACCACTAATGCGTGGCAAGCACGTGGACCGCCCGATTGAAGACCTAGTGAAGGAAGCAAAGCGCCTGGCAGGTATGGGTACAAAAGAACTTATACTTATCGCCCAGGACCTGACTTATTACGGTTTGCAGCAATACGGTGAGCGTAAGCTGGCTGACCTGCTAAGAAATCTTTCGGATGTGGAAGGTATCGAATGGATCAGGATGCAGTATGCCTACCCGTCGCAGTTCCCGATGGAAGTGTTTGATGTGATGGCGGAGCGCGACAATATCTGCAAATATCTGGATATGCCGTTGCAGCACATCTCGGATAACATGCTGAAGACGATGCGCCGCGGTATCAGCAAGCGCAGAACGATAGAACTGGTAGATTCTATCCGTCAGCGCGTGCCGGACATTGCTTTAAGAACAACGCTTATCGCAGGTCACCCAGGCGAAACAGACCAGGATTTCCAGGAACTGTATGACTGGGTAGAAGAAACCCGTTTCGACAGACTGGGCATTTTTGCTTACTCACACGAAGACAACACGCACTCTTATACTTTAGAAGACAATGTGCCGGACGAAGTGAAGCAGGAGCGTGCAGACGCTATCATGGAACTACAACAAGGCATTTCTGTAGAGCTGAACGAGGAGAAAGTAGGCAAAACTTATAAAGTGCTGTTTGATAGAAAAGAAAGCGGTTATTTTGTAGGCCGTACACAATACGACTCTCCGGAAGTAGACAACGAAGTACTGGTACCAGCAGATAGCAACTATGTAAGACTTGGTGACTTCGCAAATGTGAAGATCACAGATTCTTCGGACTTTGACCTTTACGGCGAAGTGGTTAGTTAG
- a CDS encoding PH domain-containing protein translates to MGLLSGLMGHASEVSIEKLSAEFQPILLDNEQIEKAYKLIRDMLVFTNKRLIVVNKQGLTGSKVDYQSIPYSSIKMFSKETAGMMDFDAELKIWLTGESTPTIKQDFRKGDNINEAYKVLSKYVLK, encoded by the coding sequence ATGGGTTTACTTAGCGGCCTGATGGGTCATGCATCCGAAGTATCAATCGAAAAATTAAGTGCCGAGTTTCAGCCTATTTTGCTGGACAATGAACAGATTGAAAAAGCCTACAAACTTATCCGCGACATGCTGGTATTTACTAACAAGCGCCTTATTGTTGTGAACAAGCAAGGCTTAACCGGCTCTAAAGTAGATTATCAATCCATTCCGTACAGCAGCATTAAAATGTTTTCGAAAGAAACAGCTGGCATGATGGATTTTGACGCGGAGCTTAAGATCTGGCTGACTGGCGAGTCTACGCCAACTATAAAGCAGGATTTCCGGAAAGGAGATAATATAAACGAAGCCTACAAGGTACTGAGCAAGTATGTCTTGAAGTAG